A portion of the Microtus ochrogaster isolate Prairie Vole_2 linkage group LG12, MicOch1.0, whole genome shotgun sequence genome contains these proteins:
- the Fam131b gene encoding protein FAM131B isoform X2, translating to MDSTSSLHGSSLHRPSTELSMEDTTSILPKLKRNSNAYGIGALAKSSFSGISRSMKDHVTKPTAMGQGRVAHMIEWQGWGKAPTIQPQHSHEAVRRDTDAYSDLSDGEKEARFLAGVMEQFAISEATLMAWSSMDGEDMSVNSTQEPLDCNYSDNYQELMESQDALAQAPMDGWPHSYVSQGMYCLGSSDAWEASDQSLIASPATGSYLGPAFDDSQPSLHDIGPSQPASGYSAQEPPPLLGVDTDWAPEVGGVDLARGSVEEEKRPLAPEEEEDAGCRDLESLSPREDPEMSTALSRKVSDVTSSGVQSFDEEEGDTNN from the exons ATGGACAGCACCAGCTCACTGCATGGCAGCAGCCTCCATCGACCTTCCACGGAG CTCTCCATGGAGGACACCACTTCCATCCTTCCGAAGCTTAAGCGAAACTCTAATGCCTATGGCATTGGGGCCCTGGCCAAGTCATCATTCTCAG GGATCTCGAGAAGCATGAAGGACCATGTGACAAAGCCTACAGCCATGGGGCAAGGCCGGGTGGCCCACATGATTGAGTGGCAGGGCTGGGGAAAGGCCCCAACAATTCAGCCACAACACAGCCATGAGGCTGTGCGCAGGGATACAGATGCTTACTCTGACCTCAGCGACGGCGAGAAGGAGGCACGTTTCCTAGCAG GTGTCATGGAACAGTTTGCTATTTCTGAGGCTACACTTATGGCCTGGTCTTCCATGGATGGTGAGGACATGAGTGTCAATTCTACCCAGGAGCCACTGGACTGCAACTACAGTGACAACTaccaggagctgatggagagtcAGG ATGCATTAGCTCAAGCCCCCATGGATGGATGGCCTCACTCCTACGTGTCACAGGGGATGTACTGCCTGGGGTCATCAGATGCCTGGGAAGCAAGTGATCAGTCCCTCATTGCATCTCCAGCTACAGGATCCTATCTTGGCCCTGCATTTGATGACTCACAGCCCAGCCTGCATGACATAGGGCCTTCCCAACCTGCTTCAGGATACTCTGCTCAGGAGCCTCCACCTTTGTTGGGGGTAGACACTGACTGGGCACCAGAGGTTGGTGGGGTGGACCTGGCTAGGGGTTCtgtagaggaagagaagagaccaCTGGcccctgaggaggaagaggatgcagGATGCCGGGACCTGGAGTCACTTTCTCCACGAGAAGATCCGGAGATGTCCACCGCTCTTAGCCGGAAGGTGTCTGATGTCACATCCTCAGGTGTGCAGTCCTTTGATGAGGAGGAGGGGGACACCAACAACTAG
- the Fam131b gene encoding protein FAM131B isoform X1 → MDSTSSLHGSSLHRPSTEQTRTDFSWDGINLSMEDTTSILPKLKRNSNAYGIGALAKSSFSGISRSMKDHVTKPTAMGQGRVAHMIEWQGWGKAPTIQPQHSHEAVRRDTDAYSDLSDGEKEARFLAGVMEQFAISEATLMAWSSMDGEDMSVNSTQEPLDCNYSDNYQELMESQDALAQAPMDGWPHSYVSQGMYCLGSSDAWEASDQSLIASPATGSYLGPAFDDSQPSLHDIGPSQPASGYSAQEPPPLLGVDTDWAPEVGGVDLARGSVEEEKRPLAPEEEEDAGCRDLESLSPREDPEMSTALSRKVSDVTSSGVQSFDEEEGDTNN, encoded by the exons ATGGACAGCACCAGCTCACTGCATGGCAGCAGCCTCCATCGACCTTCCACGGAG CAAACACGAACAGATTTCTCCTGGGACGGCATCAAT CTCTCCATGGAGGACACCACTTCCATCCTTCCGAAGCTTAAGCGAAACTCTAATGCCTATGGCATTGGGGCCCTGGCCAAGTCATCATTCTCAG GGATCTCGAGAAGCATGAAGGACCATGTGACAAAGCCTACAGCCATGGGGCAAGGCCGGGTGGCCCACATGATTGAGTGGCAGGGCTGGGGAAAGGCCCCAACAATTCAGCCACAACACAGCCATGAGGCTGTGCGCAGGGATACAGATGCTTACTCTGACCTCAGCGACGGCGAGAAGGAGGCACGTTTCCTAGCAG GTGTCATGGAACAGTTTGCTATTTCTGAGGCTACACTTATGGCCTGGTCTTCCATGGATGGTGAGGACATGAGTGTCAATTCTACCCAGGAGCCACTGGACTGCAACTACAGTGACAACTaccaggagctgatggagagtcAGG ATGCATTAGCTCAAGCCCCCATGGATGGATGGCCTCACTCCTACGTGTCACAGGGGATGTACTGCCTGGGGTCATCAGATGCCTGGGAAGCAAGTGATCAGTCCCTCATTGCATCTCCAGCTACAGGATCCTATCTTGGCCCTGCATTTGATGACTCACAGCCCAGCCTGCATGACATAGGGCCTTCCCAACCTGCTTCAGGATACTCTGCTCAGGAGCCTCCACCTTTGTTGGGGGTAGACACTGACTGGGCACCAGAGGTTGGTGGGGTGGACCTGGCTAGGGGTTCtgtagaggaagagaagagaccaCTGGcccctgaggaggaagaggatgcagGATGCCGGGACCTGGAGTCACTTTCTCCACGAGAAGATCCGGAGATGTCCACCGCTCTTAGCCGGAAGGTGTCTGATGTCACATCCTCAGGTGTGCAGTCCTTTGATGAGGAGGAGGGGGACACCAACAACTAG